Proteins encoded within one genomic window of Marasmius oreades isolate 03SP1 chromosome 4, whole genome shotgun sequence:
- a CDS encoding uncharacterized protein (BUSCO:EOG09263Y3L), with product MEVSRPDIISTLMPIPRQIFDQIKQLIPPLDGSLHKGQSGRVGVLGGALDYTGAPFFAAMSALRLGADLSHVICSPTAASAIKSYSPDLIVHPILTENSSPEGELKSLFNRLHVLIIGPGLGREPYMQRFASIALSVAKSKNMFLVLDADALFLLTQDPSLIKGYERAIVTPNVAEFKRLSESLGVDIKDKDSAIRVSEALGGVTVLQKGKEDVIATHTESENNVMNVDVEGGLKRCGGQGDILSGTVGTFMAWGKCLEDGAFGAGQIPPSKMPFLSAIGASMVTRKASRRAFYKEGRSVVTQDMLPEIGKAFAEVFGEDAEGQDRGKL from the exons ATGGAAGTCAGTCGACCTGACATCATAAGTACACTCATGCCAATACCACGACAGATTTTTGACCAGATTAAACAGCTTATTCCTCCTCTCGATGGTTCTCTTCACAAAGGCCAGTCAGGGAGAGTCGGCGTTCTCGGAGGCGCTTTAGA TTACACAGGCGCACCCTTCTTTGCAGCGATGTCTGCCCTCCGATTA GGCGCTGACCTTTCCCATGTAATCTGTTCTCCGACTGCGGCCTCCGCCATTAAATCATACTCTCCAGATTTGATCGTACATCCTATTCTCACAGAAAACTC CTCCCCGGAGGGTGAACTCAAATCTCTCTTCAACCGTTTGCACGTCCTTATCATTGGCCCCGGTCTCGGCAGAGAACCGTACATGCAACGATTCGCTTCAATTGCCCTTTCCGTGGCGAAATCAAAGAATATGTTCCTCGTCTTGGATGCTGACgctctctttcttctcacACAAGACCCGTCATTGATCAAAGGATACGAGCGTGCCATCGTCACTCCCAATGTCGCAGAGTTCAAACGCCTCTCCGAGAGTCTGGGTGTCGACATTAAAGACAAGGACAGTGCAATCAGAGTCAGTGAGGCGTTAGGTGGCGTAACGGTACTGCAGAAAGGCAAAGAGGACGTCATTGCTACTCACACAGAGTCCGAAAACAATGTCATGAATGTTGATGTAGAAGGTGGGCTCAAGAGATGTGGGGGTCAAGGGGACATCCTCAGTGGCACTGTGGGCACCTTTATGGCATGGGGTAAGTGCCTTGAGGATGGTGCCTTTGG AGCCGGTCAAATACCACCCTCGAAGATGCCCTTCCTATCCGCCATTGGTGCAAGCATGGTCACTAGGAAGGCTAGTCGTCGAGCCTTTTACAAGGAAGGTCGCAGCGTCGTTACACAGGACATGCTTCCGGAAATCGGGAAAGCCTTCGCCGAGGTGTTCGGTGAAGACGCTGAGGGTCAAGATCGAGGGAAGTTATAA